ACTGGCATCTCCGAAGTAGTTCTTAGAGCTTCGTTTTACTTCCTTGGATTTAATGCCTAAGATCCTTCTTCATCCTCGATCTTGGGGGCCAAATAATACTTTAAATGTCCCATGTCGGCAATTTTATACTCAACAACTGAAAGAAGACAGGAAGAGTTAATTACATGCAGTACTACATGTTACCCACAAATCAAGGTTCAAATGTGTTATCTTACCAAGAGGTACATCTGCAGACATACTGAGCGTTACTGTAGGAGAAAGCGGAGTGGCTTTTGTAAAGAAGTTTAGGTACCTCAGTGCAAAAGTTAGTTGCACTGGCTCATTCATCTCTATGGTAACCTGTTAGAGAAAGATGAATCATTAAACAAGCTGCAATCTTagtttataatatacattttaatttgtattgaTCACTTCGGAAGGCGCTATGAAACAGTCTGGTAAGTTAAATCAAAAGAATGTAGTATTTAGCCATCTTTCCTATATGAACTGTATTTTAGTTGACCATTTCATAGGATATGGGAaagattctctttaaaaaaagtttttaatgagTTTTTCAACTCTGCAAACCCTACCTAGGAAAGTGACTACTGGCGACTGTCAACATCACAAAATGATGTCCAGACACCTTGTGCCGCCACTAGGACCACCACTTATGAAGTACTCATGTTCTCCTATCCCGAAACAAGTAAGACCAAACCCCGAATAGCATCAAGCCTCTACAGCTGTAGTTACCAGTATAGAGCAAACACTAAAATGTTTAGGTTGAACACATATGGAAGCAATCTGCAAGATCCAGAACTGGAAAGTTCTGCGACCAGTTTCTTCAACAGAAAAGGGAACCAGGAGGTTGAAAGAAATTTAAGGGGTATAACAGCCAATTTCAATGTATGAACTCTACTGAAatgtcttaaaattaattttgaaaacacTGGCAGAAGTTTGGAATATAATTCAAGACAGATGTTTTAGATATTTAGGTTTTACACCTTCATTTAAACTAAGGAAGGACTATGCAGGCAAGGGACAGGAAAATACCTAACATTTACTGTAACCTTAAAATGCCAGACATTGTGCTAAGCACTTAGAAtatggcaaaaattaaaataatcccaGGAAGATCTTTAATTGTTGATTTACAAAGAGTTTTAACTGATGCTCAGGCTAGCAAATAGTTTAATTTTAGTTGACCATATTagctcaaacatttaaaaaatgcttaaaaacatGATTGTCTActtctctacctttaaaatgGGTTAAAATAGCAGCTACAACACATGTAACCATTATATATTAGCTTTATAAGAGCTCATACTAGCTAGACTTTTACCCCAACCACTGAACTGTCCTGTGTACATTTGGCATAAACAGAGTGAACATCTCCAGAAACCTAGGGGACAGATGCCTACTTTCCAAATCTTTTGGGAATTCCTATTTTAAACCCACAAAGCCACAGTTCAGTGCATTCCGTTTTCAGATGATTCTACACTGGATGGCACTTAGACATGGGCAGTTTACAAAGTatgcaggaaatggaattaaaagataagttttggtgcagtttttaatccatgtagttttcataatacacattttccataaaattttgaagatcccttaatGGGATCACTTGCAGATTTCAAATAGTagcaatattttcaattttcacaAGTAACCtggaatgcatttttatttttacctttcatAATTAACCTAATTTGTTGGACATTACAATTCtccaaaatatttgagaaatgcTAAATCTAACTTTACTACTTACAGCTTCCTCTTCTTTATCAACATTGCTCGTTTGTGACAACTTAATGTTTCCATTTCCCAGTTCTCCACTGGCGGAAAACTTCACCCCATCTTTTGCACAGGATATTACAACGGCATCTCCAATATGGCTGAGGTCTCGGCATATACGTGCAAATTCACCAGAAGGCATTTTTACTACACAGCTGTACTCTTGTTCCTATAAAACAAACTTAACATTAACTGCTGGAAATCTGACATCCTCACTCTTAAGCAAACGTCTAAACTCAGATCTCaggtttttctgatttctttaaaacattactagagaccagtattgtggcacagcaggttaaactcaTTTGCAGACACAGGCAGCCCACACTGTAATGCCAGTTCAAATAcaagctgccctgcttctgatgcagcttcctgctaataatgtacctgggaaagcagcaaacgatgacccaagtgtttgggcctcttttacccttgtgggagacctagagggaatgccaggttcctggttttggcctgggccaggcctaggtattgcagccatttagggagtgaactagtgaatggaagatctcttttcatCTGTTTGCCACTTTGCTTctcaaatctttaattaaaaactgGTTAGTATATGACTCACACTCCAACTAAAAGTAGTATGGCATAATAATCATACAAGAACCTCTTAATGATCCTCCAGAGCCAAATCAAGAGGATATTAGGGTTTCGAACAGTAGTGATGGGGCAGACTTAAAAGTGAAAACACATtatgcattttacattttaaacattcCCAACAGCTGTTCTCATTTAATGGTGATAAGCCCacccttaattaaaaaaaagacgcACAGAGGCTAATGCAAGTAAGCACTCCACAGCAAAAAATGAATTCACCCCACAGTCAGTTTTAGGCTGCTACAGTTTAGTAAAATGACAACTGTCatacaaatatacaaatcttgctttgaaaaaaaaaaaagaaaatctagataTATAGGCAGTAGGCATTAGGTTATATTAACACATCTTAAGTAACTGATGACTATGTGCAATCAGAAGCTGATACTCACTGGAATTCCAAGCTGTTCAACATCTAAGTCCATTAATTTCATTTCATAGTCTGAAACTTTCTCTTGATCTACgaaaagaaagcaaatgttaagaaaaatgttttataatcatGATGTAAATTTTTACGACcatcacaaaaaatttaaaattctcacAGCTGAGAATCAAGAGAGATTTTAGTTCCCTATAGCATAACTCAGTACAAGGTTATGACTTACTTGGTGCTTCAAATACTAGCGCCAAGGTGTCCGCATTATCTTCAGCCCTCAGTGTAATGATGTCTTCGTTGCCGGCACATTTTAGTATTTTGGACATGCTACAACACACAAGATACGGTTTGCAATCAACACCATCTGCTCTAAATCTAGATTCCGAGCGCAATCAGGAGCTACCATGCCCACCCCTCAGGCTGTGTGATAGACAGGTGAGGGGAAACTGGCTGGAGGCTGGGTTCAGGGGTCCAGCACCATTCAGGAAGGCAACCCGGTCCTACTAATACTTAACACCGGAACACACCAGCAATTTCAGCTCTGGGTGTAACACATAAACAGCAGTATTTTGTGCACTGTAAATCCCTCCAGTGGGTTTAGTAAATTAGTGGGCCACGACGACCGTTATTAAGTGAGCTAACAAACCTGAAACACGCCCCACGCACTAGGAGTTATTTCTCTCGAGCCTTTTAAAACTTAACCGTATACACGGACCAGACAGGGAGCAGTCAGGAAGCTGAAAGCCAATGCCCCGGGGAAATGTCCCCAGGACAAATCCAGTTTAGGATGCTCAGTGCGACCGTGTAATAAAGACCCAGAAACATCATGTGGCCCAAGAAGGGTGACACAGAGCCACACGTTGCCACGAGAGCACGTAACAACGCAGTGCGAGTCAACACGACCACAGGTTTCCCCATTCCGGGCTGCAGAGCGCTCCGCGACAGGCGTTTTCCCGCCACCACTCGCTTTTGTGACGTTGGCGCGGAAAAGAGCCGGTTCGCGCGGCGGCCAGCGCGGGCTTTTCGGAACCGCGCGCTCCCCAGGGTCCCGCCTCCCGCCGTGGCAGGCCAATGAGAAGGCGCCGGTGGCCCACCCCAGCCAATGAGGGCCCGCCTCGAAGGCGCTCCCGCCAAGAGCCGGGGATGGCGGTGGGCCAGAGCCCCGGGCTTACCTGGTGAGGTTCACGCCCATGGCCAGGTTGCGGTCGCAGCGGTACGTGTCGAAGCCCTCGGAGCGCAGGGTGAGCTGCACCAGGGAGACGTGGGACGAGTCCATGCTTTGCAGGTTCACGCCGCCCGAGCTGATGTCCCAGCAGGCCTCGTTGATGAGATCCTTGAGTGCCTCCAGCACCTTCTTCAGGATGGAGCCCTGGACCAGGCGTGCCTCAAACATGGTGGCGGGGTCGCAGTGTCGCGGCTGCAGGCGAGTAAAGGAGAAAGTTCTGGCTGAAACTTCTTCGCGAGGCTCAGGACGAGCGGACGAATACAGCGGCGTGTACCCAAGACCCCCCGAAAGACGACGACTGGTTCGCAGCGCCGGCTACCGTTTAATGCCGCCGCGTCTGTAAGCGCGCGCTCTCCGCCCCTGCGCCCCGTGTTAAGGCGTCACGACGCTTCCCCGCCCACCGGCTGGGCGGAAGGGATCCTGAGGACCAATCGTGTTCCTGCTCCGCGCAAAGCCCGCCCCCGAAAGGCAGTCATTGGAGGCTGCTgaagcgggggcggggcaggcgcaCAGCGCGCCTTCGGAGGCCGACAGGGTGACGCACTGCCAGCCGCCCCGCGTTTTTCTTAGTTCCTGGGGCGGACGCCAGACATGTCTGGGCGACGAAGCACCGGGTGACCGTCGAGCTTGGTGCGCTGTGTTGGTTTCTAAGCCTCTCGCTTTGAGGGGAGAATCACTGGCTCCCAGCACACACATACCAAGATCATATAATCTCTCAACTGTTTGCTGTCTACAGTTTTCTACACTTTCTTctataaaaagatatttaaaaagaaatacgtTCACGTTCCAACAGAGTATGTCACGAACATCTTTTCGGTATTTACTTAATAAAGGTTCCGTAACGTCCCATGTATGCGACCTAATGACCAATTCCTGTTATTAAGAACACCTTTGGGCATTTGGGTGCTTTTGTGAGTTCAACTCCCTGAAGTAGCAGTGATGAATGAAGAGTATACTCATTCAGATAAATTACTAGTTGGCTTCTAAAGATCGTGTGTGTAAGCGTGCTCATCTCCTATGTTTTCTTGACTACAGATACTGAAAGTCTCATTTTTAAATCCGTGCTCAGTTGTGTGAAAAGTTTAGTGTTACAGATCGGTATCTTTCAAATGCTTGTATTTCTTgacgatgtgtgtgtgtgtgtgtgtgtgtgtttaagagttatttatttgaaaggcagagttatagaggcagaggctgagagagaggtcttccatccactgattcattccccagatggccacaacggctggagctgcgccaatccaaagccaggagccaggagcttctgggtctcccatgccagtgcaggggcccaaggacttggatcatcttttactACCTtctcatgccacagcagagaactgtatcagaagtggagcagccaggactcaaactggcgcccatatgggatgctggcactttaggccacagctttaccccctttgccacagctctggccccagatagaagattttattttagggGTCAATActgtagcatagtgagtaaagccgctccatgcagtgctggcatcccatatgggcgacccggctgctccacttccgatccagctttctgctatggcctaggaaagcagtggaagatggccccaaattcctgggcccacacacacacatggaagacctggaagaagctcctggctcctggctgtgtatTGGCCAGGCGCTGGATTGACCAAGCTCCAGCtgcttgtggccatttgcggagtaaatcagcggatggaagacctctctctctttctccctgcctctgtctctatcactctgactttcaagtaaatgaaaggatattgaaaaaaaaattatttggggcaaagatttcaaaaatccATTTATATCTGGGATcctcaaaaagcttatggaaagtgTGTAGCATGTATTTccatttttgcaccaagatatattttaatatcattttgcATGATCTTTActtacagatttatttgaaagacacaatgaCACAAATGAACGCACTcaggtcgtccatccgctggttcacttccccaatgcatacaatagccaggagcttggtacgccatccaagtctctcatgtaggGACGCAACAATCTGGACCatcagctggatcaaaagcagggGAGACAgggcttaaactggcactccaatatgggctgcaggcatctcaagcCACGGTtagcctgctgggccacagcgcccaCACCCCCAcgactttctgaagcaccctcatcTATGAGAACAAATCCCTTGCTCatttctcttgtgtttttttttttttttcccaatagcATTTCTCCTTAGAAGCTTTGAATATCTACCTGTAGAATTCTTTAGCTTGTTGTTACCTACCTAGGTGTGGGTTtagttatctttatttattttcattgcatttcaaaggcagagagacagagaccttccatctgcctgggccgggccagactgaagccaggggcc
The window above is part of the Oryctolagus cuniculus chromosome 11, mOryCun1.1, whole genome shotgun sequence genome. Proteins encoded here:
- the PCNA gene encoding proliferating cell nuclear antigen — encoded protein: MFEARLVQGSILKKVLEALKDLINEACWDISSGGVNLQSMDSSHVSLVQLTLRSEGFDTYRCDRNLAMGVNLTSMSKILKCAGNEDIITLRAEDNADTLALVFEAPNQEKVSDYEMKLMDLDVEQLGIPEQEYSCVVKMPSGEFARICRDLSHIGDAVVISCAKDGVKFSASGELGNGNIKLSQTSNVDKEEEAVTIEMNEPVQLTFALRYLNFFTKATPLSPTVTLSMSADVPLVVEYKIADMGHLKYYLAPKIEDEEGS